A single Tenacibaculum sp. 190524A02b DNA region contains:
- the rpsU gene encoding 30S ribosomal protein S21 produces MLKIIVKDGENIDRALKRYKRKFRDVKILQQLRERKQYTKPSVARRAEVKKAAYKEQFLREE; encoded by the coding sequence ATGTTAAAAATTATAGTAAAAGATGGTGAAAATATTGATAGAGCTTTAAAACGTTATAAGCGTAAGTTTAGAGACGTTAAAATTTTACAACAATTAAGAGAAAGAAAGCAATATACAAAGCCATCAGTTGCAAGAAGAGCAGAGGTTAAAAAAGCAGCTTATAAAGAGCAGTTTTTAAGAGAAGAGTAG
- the lpxK gene encoding tetraacyldisaccharide 4'-kinase — MKFIRFLLFPIALVYDLVTTIRNLLYDYNIFKENKFEIPIIAVGNLSVGGTGKSPQIEYLIRLLKNDYRVATLSRGYKRKTEGFLLVNNKHSVEDVGDEPLQFYKKYGKEIKVAVDANRTNGINKLLRLPEKPEVILLDDAFQHRKVKAGFYILLTKFDDLFVDDFILPTGNLREGRRGAKRANMIIITKCPNNLSEDLKQTIIKKIKPLKHQQVYFTGILYEENINGKKEILVDKLKNKELLLITGIANPKPLLDFLTLKEIKFKHLPFPDHYNFTQADIEKIIKKYDAIKGNEKILLTTEKDFVRLENKIDNLYYLSIESVFLEKQNEFNSLINSYVNR, encoded by the coding sequence ATGAAATTTATTCGATTTTTACTATTCCCAATTGCCTTGGTGTATGACTTAGTAACAACAATTCGTAATTTGTTATATGATTACAATATTTTCAAGGAAAATAAATTTGAGATACCAATTATAGCTGTAGGAAACTTGAGTGTTGGAGGAACAGGTAAGTCTCCCCAAATTGAATATTTAATTCGTTTGTTAAAAAATGATTACAGAGTTGCTACACTAAGTAGAGGTTATAAACGAAAAACAGAAGGATTCTTACTAGTTAATAATAAACATTCTGTTGAAGATGTAGGAGACGAGCCTTTACAGTTTTATAAAAAATATGGTAAAGAAATTAAAGTAGCCGTTGATGCAAATAGAACAAATGGGATAAATAAGTTGTTAAGATTACCAGAAAAGCCTGAAGTAATTTTATTAGATGATGCATTTCAACATAGGAAAGTAAAAGCAGGTTTTTATATACTATTAACTAAGTTTGATGATTTATTTGTAGATGATTTTATATTACCAACAGGTAATTTAAGAGAAGGTAGGAGAGGTGCTAAAAGGGCAAATATGATAATTATAACAAAATGTCCTAATAATTTATCAGAAGATTTAAAACAAACTATAATAAAAAAAATAAAGCCACTAAAACACCAACAAGTATATTTTACAGGTATATTATATGAAGAAAACATAAATGGAAAAAAAGAAATACTAGTTGATAAATTAAAAAATAAAGAGTTACTATTAATAACAGGAATAGCCAATCCCAAACCATTATTGGATTTTTTAACTTTAAAAGAAATTAAGTTTAAACATTTGCCATTTCCAGACCATTATAATTTTACACAAGCTGACATTGAAAAAATTATAAAGAAATATGATGCTATTAAAGGAAATGAAAAAATCCTTTTAACTACAGAAAAAGATTTTGTTAGACTAGAAAATAAAATAGATAATTTATATTACCTAAGTATAGAAAGTGTTTTTTTAGAAAAACAAAATGAATTTAATAGTTTAATAAACAGTTATGTTAATAGATAA
- a CDS encoding thioredoxin family protein, whose protein sequence is MKKVILTLVLLISTSLVTSQEVENSLININWESTYTNALAKAAKENKPLLIYFTGSDWCGPCIRLDKELFHTLKFKEYADKNLILYMANFPRNKDLVTNAARIENEKLKNKYKNSFPMVLVIDKNEKTLGEKRGTYLTDYYYPFFETVVNKYYKKNPKY, encoded by the coding sequence ATGAAGAAAGTAATTCTAACTCTTGTTCTATTAATTAGTACTTCATTGGTAACTTCACAAGAAGTTGAAAATAGTTTAATTAATATAAATTGGGAATCAACTTACACTAATGCTTTAGCTAAAGCTGCAAAAGAAAATAAACCACTATTGATATACTTTACAGGTTCAGATTGGTGTGGGCCTTGTATTAGGTTAGATAAAGAGTTATTTCATACCTTAAAATTTAAGGAGTATGCAGATAAAAATTTAATTTTATATATGGCGAATTTTCCTAGAAATAAAGATTTGGTAACTAATGCAGCTAGAATAGAAAATGAAAAACTAAAAAATAAATATAAAAACTCTTTTCCTATGGTTTTAGTAATTGATAAAAATGAAAAAACATTAGGAGAGAAGAGAGGAACTTATTTGACTGATTATTATTATCCCTTTTTTGAAACAGTAGTGAATAAATATTATAAAAAAAATCCGAAGTATTAG
- a CDS encoding mannose-1-phosphate guanylyltransferase: MNTNYYAVIMAGGVGSRFWPVSTKQFPKQFHDMLGTGESLIQKTFQRINQLIPLSNVLIATNELYENLVLEQLPKLNKNQLLLEPAMRNTAPCILYAALKIYNQNPDGIMLVAPSDHWIENETNFLNSIETSFKACEKEDILMTLGIQPDFPNTGYGYIQFDKEEGTIKKVKNFTEKPNLEKAKTFLASGDYLWNAGIFIWSVKSVLNAFKEHLPEMFTIMNSTEYNTDNEHDFILKNYEACENISIDFGIMERANNVHVLPVNFGWNDLGTWGSLYNKLDKNEQQNAIVGAQTIFKDANGNMVRTQNGKKVIIQGLSDFIIVEKEDVLLICPKKDEQDIKQISQEAKAIFGDDIV, encoded by the coding sequence ATGAATACTAATTATTACGCTGTAATTATGGCTGGTGGTGTTGGGTCTCGGTTTTGGCCTGTAAGCACAAAGCAGTTTCCAAAACAATTCCATGATATGCTAGGAACTGGTGAGTCATTAATTCAGAAAACCTTTCAAAGAATTAATCAACTTATTCCCTTAAGTAATGTTTTAATTGCTACCAATGAACTTTACGAAAACTTAGTTTTAGAACAGTTACCTAAACTAAATAAAAACCAGCTGCTATTAGAGCCAGCTATGCGTAATACCGCTCCATGTATTTTGTATGCTGCCTTAAAGATTTATAATCAAAATCCTGATGGAATCATGTTAGTAGCACCATCTGATCATTGGATAGAAAATGAAACTAATTTTTTAAATAGTATTGAAACTTCTTTCAAAGCTTGTGAAAAGGAAGACATTCTTATGACATTAGGTATTCAACCCGATTTTCCTAATACTGGTTATGGATATATACAATTTGATAAAGAAGAAGGAACTATTAAAAAAGTAAAAAACTTTACTGAAAAACCTAATTTAGAAAAGGCTAAAACTTTTTTAGCTAGCGGTGACTATCTTTGGAATGCTGGAATATTCATTTGGTCTGTTAAAAGTGTTTTAAACGCTTTTAAAGAACACTTACCTGAAATGTTTACTATAATGAATAGCACAGAATATAATACCGATAATGAACATGACTTTATTTTAAAGAATTATGAAGCTTGTGAAAACATTTCAATTGATTTTGGAATTATGGAGCGTGCTAACAATGTACATGTTTTACCCGTTAATTTTGGGTGGAATGATTTAGGCACTTGGGGATCATTATATAATAAGCTTGATAAAAATGAGCAGCAAAATGCTATTGTAGGAGCTCAAACTATATTTAAAGATGCTAATGGGAATATGGTTAGAACCCAAAATGGTAAAAAGGTAATTATTCAAGGTTTAAGCGATTTTATCATTGTAGAAAAAGAGGATGTTTTGTTAATATGCCCTAAAAAAGATGAACAAGATATAAAACAAATTTCCCAAGAAGCTAAAGCTATTTTTGGAGATGATATTGTATAA
- a CDS encoding SDR family oxidoreductase has protein sequence MTKHIIITGTSRGIGFELAQQFAKEGHQVLALSRNTESLLTINHPNITAISVDLASDSDIEKASTFVKNNWPKVDILINNAGKLINKPFSGLTKSDFEEVYKVNVFAVAELTKNILPFMTKGSHVVTISSMGGIQGSIKFPGLAAYSSAKGAVITLSELLAEEYKEAGISFNVLALGAVQTEMLEEAFPGYIAPTSAKEMADYIFNFSLTGNKFYNGKVLQVSSTTP, from the coding sequence ATGACTAAACATATTATAATAACTGGAACAAGTAGAGGTATTGGTTTTGAATTGGCTCAACAATTTGCAAAAGAAGGACATCAAGTTTTAGCTTTATCTAGAAATACAGAATCTTTACTTACTATTAATCATCCTAATATTACAGCTATTTCAGTAGATTTAGCCTCTGATTCTGACATAGAAAAAGCTTCTACCTTTGTCAAAAACAATTGGCCTAAGGTTGATATTCTAATCAACAATGCTGGTAAATTAATAAACAAACCTTTTTCAGGTTTAACTAAATCTGATTTTGAAGAGGTCTATAAAGTAAATGTTTTTGCCGTAGCGGAATTAACTAAAAATATACTTCCTTTTATGACCAAAGGAAGCCATGTTGTAACCATAAGTAGTATGGGAGGTATCCAAGGAAGTATAAAGTTTCCTGGTTTGGCAGCTTATAGTTCTGCTAAAGGAGCTGTTATTACACTTTCTGAATTACTTGCTGAAGAATATAAAGAAGCTGGAATTTCTTTTAATGTTTTAGCTCTTGGTGCTGTTCAAACAGAAATGCTAGAAGAAGCTTTCCCTGGTTATATTGCTCCTACTTCAGCTAAAGAAATGGCTGATTATATTTTCAACTTTTCTTTAACAGGTAATAAGTTTTATAATGGAAAAGTTTTACAAGTATCTAGCACAACCCCATAA
- a CDS encoding YjgN family protein: MEIISGLNTEKKKFKYWGKGSEFALIYFKNIFLTIITLGLYYPWAKVELLKYHYQSTELGDSRFTFHGTGKEVFKGFIKVYAIFFILYAFLLYGVQSHNQTIVFSVLGLFYLIFIILIPFAIHGAARYRSSRSSWKGIHFKYLGDRMELFWKCITGTLLTILTLGIYGAWFQVEIRKYILSHLRFGNLSFDFKGKGETLFWINLKFVLLVYITLGIYSFWYIKNLWKFYADNTEVTQDGKKVNFKLNMKPGDVFELMVVNFLLIIFTFGIATPWVAVRTFKFVFSFLEIEEGLDTDTIQQASYDDYDDASGDDYLDFLDLDLL, encoded by the coding sequence ATGGAAATAATATCAGGACTTAATACAGAAAAGAAAAAGTTTAAATATTGGGGTAAGGGATCAGAATTCGCTCTTATTTATTTTAAAAATATTTTTCTAACAATAATTACCTTAGGACTATACTATCCTTGGGCTAAAGTAGAATTACTAAAATACCACTATCAATCCACTGAATTAGGTGACTCTAGATTCACTTTTCATGGAACAGGAAAGGAAGTTTTTAAAGGTTTTATCAAAGTTTACGCTATTTTTTTTATTCTTTATGCATTTCTATTATATGGTGTTCAATCGCATAATCAAACAATTGTGTTTTCTGTATTAGGACTCTTCTACTTAATTTTTATTATTTTAATCCCATTTGCTATACATGGAGCTGCACGTTACCGTTCTTCAAGGAGTTCTTGGAAAGGAATTCATTTTAAATATTTAGGAGATAGAATGGAATTATTCTGGAAATGTATAACCGGTACACTTTTAACTATACTAACTTTAGGTATCTATGGAGCTTGGTTTCAAGTTGAAATTAGAAAATATATTCTTAGTCATTTACGATTTGGAAATCTTTCATTTGATTTTAAAGGTAAAGGTGAAACTCTTTTTTGGATAAATTTAAAGTTTGTTTTATTGGTATACATTACATTAGGGATTTATTCTTTTTGGTACATTAAAAACCTATGGAAGTTTTATGCTGATAATACTGAGGTAACTCAAGATGGGAAGAAAGTTAATTTTAAATTAAACATGAAACCTGGAGATGTGTTTGAGTTAATGGTAGTTAATTTTCTTTTAATTATTTTTACTTTTGGTATTGCCACACCATGGGTAGCCGTTAGAACCTTTAAGTTTGTTTTTAGTTTTTTAGAAATTGAAGAAGGGTTAGATACTGATACAATTCAACAAGCTTCTTATGATGATTATGATGACGCAAGTGGTGATGATTATTTAGACTTTTTAGACTTAGACCTTCTTTAA
- a CDS encoding SprT-like domain-containing protein, protein MSLKKYIPEKAVPLAEYLIQQHQINLKVVGQRQTKHGDFRRLPNGKMLITVNNNLNPYQFLLTLVHEIAHHVTYQKFGRVQPHGKEWKTVFQHLMLPFLKPEIYPLEILPFLANYLKNPKASTDTDVKLSLALRGGMAESGKNFIFEVPNGSIFQFKNTLYKRGSKRRTRYECLNLNNKRVYLFNQNAEVLLIE, encoded by the coding sequence TTGTCATTAAAAAAATACATTCCTGAAAAAGCTGTCCCTCTTGCTGAATATTTAATTCAACAACATCAAATAAATTTAAAAGTAGTTGGACAACGTCAAACCAAACATGGTGATTTTCGTAGATTACCTAATGGAAAAATGCTTATTACTGTTAATAACAATTTAAATCCATATCAGTTTTTATTAACTTTAGTTCATGAAATAGCACACCATGTTACGTATCAAAAATTTGGAAGAGTTCAACCCCATGGAAAAGAATGGAAAACAGTTTTTCAACATTTAATGCTTCCTTTTTTAAAACCCGAAATATACCCTTTAGAAATATTACCTTTTCTAGCTAATTATTTAAAAAACCCTAAAGCTAGTACTGATACTGATGTAAAATTATCATTAGCTTTGCGAGGCGGTATGGCTGAGTCAGGAAAGAATTTTATCTTTGAAGTCCCAAACGGAAGTATTTTTCAGTTTAAAAATACGTTATATAAAAGAGGAAGTAAACGAAGAACACGTTATGAATGCTTAAATCTAAACAACAAACGCGTGTATCTTTTCAATCAAAATGCAGAAGTACTACTTATTGAGTAG
- a CDS encoding M48 family metallopeptidase, protein MSYNVVFFDGKSSKSNKASLSIRLNTWEIGYSDELGNYNQIVWQISKIKRSEVYTGDIVTFTYGKTFPFQKVESKDLNFIEYIRNNEGSNLNGKLDTFLHKSIHKSIAVILVIIFSFALAMHMYIIPAVAVNFTTNLSKQNVVSFGEYVFNLLSNDLDINDKKTKKLQDFVDQLEIKSNFPIKIYVSNNEELNAYAISGGKIIVHSGLLDKIKTEHQLAALIGHEVSHIENRHALKNLSRTIASTVFISTLFGDVNSVTAILADNAHLFSQLSYSRELEKEADIYGIETIRNNHLDLNGMPQLFQLLKEHSNFDTPTYFSSHPELKDRIEYSTKIAEQQNHKIENKRLKQMWIELYQYIHKEDITEQND, encoded by the coding sequence ATGTCCTACAATGTTGTTTTTTTTGATGGCAAAAGCTCTAAATCTAATAAAGCTTCACTCTCAATAAGATTAAACACTTGGGAAATTGGCTATAGTGATGAACTAGGAAACTATAATCAAATTGTGTGGCAAATCTCAAAAATAAAGAGATCTGAAGTTTATACTGGAGATATTGTCACATTTACATATGGTAAAACATTTCCTTTTCAAAAAGTAGAAAGTAAAGACCTCAATTTTATAGAATATATTAGGAATAATGAAGGTTCAAATTTAAATGGCAAACTAGATACTTTTTTACATAAATCAATTCATAAATCTATAGCCGTAATACTTGTTATTATTTTTTCATTTGCTTTAGCTATGCATATGTATATTATACCAGCTGTTGCGGTTAACTTCACAACCAATTTGAGTAAACAAAATGTTGTCAGCTTTGGTGAATACGTTTTTAATCTACTCTCAAATGACCTAGATATAAATGATAAAAAAACAAAAAAGCTACAAGACTTTGTTGATCAGTTGGAAATAAAAAGTAATTTTCCTATAAAAATCTATGTATCAAACAATGAAGAATTAAATGCTTATGCTATTTCCGGTGGAAAAATTATAGTTCATTCAGGATTATTAGACAAAATAAAAACTGAACATCAATTAGCTGCTTTAATTGGTCATGAAGTTTCCCATATAGAAAACAGGCATGCTTTAAAAAACCTGTCAAGAACTATTGCAAGCACTGTATTTATTTCTACCCTTTTTGGAGATGTTAATAGTGTTACTGCTATTCTTGCTGATAATGCTCATTTATTTTCTCAACTGTCATATTCTAGAGAATTGGAAAAAGAAGCTGATATATACGGCATAGAAACTATTCGGAATAACCATTTAGACCTTAATGGAATGCCTCAACTATTTCAGTTATTAAAAGAGCATAGTAATTTTGACACTCCTACTTACTTTAGTAGTCATCCAGAACTTAAAGACAGAATTGAATATTCTACAAAAATAGCCGAACAACAAAATCATAAAATAGAAAATAAACGTTTAAAACAAATGTGGATTGAACTATATCAATACATCCACAAAGAAGATATTACAGAACAAAATGACTAA
- a CDS encoding DUF3179 domain-containing (seleno)protein, with translation MRYLFLLVLMINLSCSNEKESGIINDFNNENNQWLVDESLVKEGAPFELIDSPKFKKPSEFDTVSDNELVLMFSNKGKIRVFPYIYLNYSEVVNDEIEGLKYVASYCPQTKSGICFQKNINGKEFNMFASGYLYKDNLVLTSKEDDKTFWSQMLVSGIKGNDLSLGIKDVFSIETTWKTVKKYFPEADVYYHNLLKKEAKLYSYESVSNAGSKKYLGIISEGIERKVELFSFTDFNKTKIKKTNVNGREVVVYGDIDKEVFSVFYIPSGSNLKVVNNFPIILSDERGNEWNIFGEAITGSNIGSRLTSPSFYTADLWAWNCFFKDEVTQNP, from the coding sequence ATGAGATATTTGTTTTTACTAGTTTTGATGATAAATCTTTCGTGTTCGAATGAAAAAGAAAGTGGGATTATCAATGATTTTAATAACGAAAATAATCAATGGTTAGTTGATGAGAGCTTGGTGAAAGAGGGAGCTCCATTTGAACTTATAGATTCACCTAAATTTAAGAAGCCTTCCGAATTTGATACTGTATCTGATAATGAATTGGTTTTAATGTTTAGTAATAAAGGAAAGATAAGAGTATTCCCTTATATATATTTAAATTATTCAGAAGTTGTTAATGATGAAATAGAAGGACTTAAATATGTTGCTAGTTATTGTCCGCAAACTAAAAGTGGCATTTGTTTTCAAAAAAACATTAATGGTAAGGAGTTTAATATGTTTGCCTCTGGTTATTTGTACAAAGATAATTTGGTGTTGACAAGTAAAGAAGATGATAAAACTTTTTGGTCGCAAATGTTGGTGTCAGGAATAAAGGGTAATGACTTAAGTTTAGGTATTAAGGATGTTTTTTCTATTGAAACTACATGGAAGACTGTAAAAAAATATTTTCCTGAAGCTGACGTTTATTATCATAATTTATTAAAAAAAGAAGCAAAACTTTATTCATATGAAAGTGTTTCTAATGCTGGTTCAAAAAAATATTTAGGTATTATTAGTGAAGGAATTGAAAGAAAAGTTGAGTTGTTTTCTTTTACTGATTTTAATAAAACTAAAATTAAAAAGACTAATGTAAATGGAAGAGAGGTTGTTGTTTATGGAGATATTGATAAGGAGGTCTTTTCTGTATTTTATATACCATCAGGTAGTAATTTGAAAGTGGTAAACAATTTCCCAATTATTTTGAGTGATGAAAGAGGTAATGAATGGAATATTTTTGGAGAAGCTATTACAGGATCTAACATAGGTAGTCGTTTAACTTCTCCAAGTTTTTATACTGCCGATTTATGGGCATGGAATTGTTTTTTTAAAGATGAAGTTACTCAGAATCCATAG
- a CDS encoding Nif3-like dinuclear metal center hexameric protein — MKIREITNYIEKLAPLPYAEDFDNVGLLIGEYTTEVTGVLVTLDTLEKTIYEAIEKNCNLIISFHPIIFSGLKKLNGNNYVERVVLKAIQNNIAIYATHTALDNVKNGVSAKMSEILGLQNLKTLIPKKGIIKKLTTYVPTSKANTLRNVLFDAGAGNIGNYDNCSFNIVGKGSYRGNENSNPTIGKKGDLMFEEETCISITFDGYLESKIVATLLKEHPYEEVAYEIVTLNNANQNVGMGMIGELESSLDEISFLKLVKKIFKTDCVRHSEFINKPIKKVAVLGGSGSFAINNAIKSNADAYISADFKYHEFFKAEGKILLADVGHYESEQFTKNLLVDYLSKKFSTFAIILSEESTNPIHYI, encoded by the coding sequence ATGAAAATACGAGAAATTACAAACTACATAGAAAAGCTTGCTCCTCTTCCTTATGCTGAAGATTTTGATAATGTAGGCTTGTTAATAGGTGAATATACAACCGAAGTAACTGGAGTTTTAGTAACGTTAGATACCTTAGAAAAAACGATATATGAAGCTATTGAAAAAAATTGCAATCTAATAATTAGCTTTCATCCAATTATTTTTAGCGGTTTAAAAAAGCTTAATGGGAATAATTATGTAGAAAGAGTAGTTTTGAAAGCTATTCAAAACAATATTGCTATTTATGCTACACATACTGCTTTAGATAATGTAAAAAATGGTGTTTCAGCCAAAATGAGTGAAATTTTAGGGCTGCAAAACTTAAAGACATTAATCCCTAAAAAAGGAATCATAAAAAAACTAACTACTTATGTTCCCACGTCAAAAGCTAACACATTGAGAAATGTTCTTTTTGATGCTGGTGCTGGAAATATTGGTAATTACGATAATTGTTCTTTCAATATAGTTGGAAAAGGTAGTTATAGAGGAAATGAGAATTCTAATCCAACTATTGGGAAAAAAGGAGATTTAATGTTTGAAGAAGAAACTTGTATTTCTATAACTTTCGATGGTTACCTAGAAAGTAAAATAGTAGCTACTTTATTAAAAGAACACCCTTATGAAGAAGTTGCCTATGAAATAGTAACACTAAACAATGCTAATCAAAATGTAGGAATGGGAATGATTGGTGAATTAGAAAGTTCTTTAGATGAAATAAGCTTTTTAAAACTAGTAAAGAAAATATTTAAAACAGATTGTGTAAGGCATTCTGAATTTATAAATAAACCTATAAAAAAAGTAGCTGTACTAGGAGGCTCAGGAAGTTTTGCTATTAATAATGCCATAAAATCTAATGCAGACGCTTATATTAGTGCTGATTTCAAGTATCATGAGTTTTTTAAAGCTGAAGGTAAAATACTTTTAGCTGATGTTGGACATTATGAGAGTGAACAATTTACAAAAAACCTTTTGGTTGATTATCTTAGCAAAAAATTTAGTACTTTTGCAATTATTTTAAGCGAAGAAAGTACGAATCCAATACACTATATTTAA
- a CDS encoding SusD/RagB family nutrient-binding outer membrane lipoprotein encodes MKKNVIKTLALASILALGYSCDTYDFGNTDDNLNNPSTTVPSSLLTSAQSKLVGALSLSGTATPSLYVQHLSQTQYTEESRYQTINFGWNIVGSGTLQQGNVNVYNKSILGLQTIIDANTDTPAEMISFGSNANQIAVARILKAYYYQWMTDRWGMLPYTEALGGIDNPNPKYDTQEFIYKDLFKEVDAALAQMDGGAGPSGDIFFGGDMAKWKKFANTFKMNMAIRLAKVYPNSGDYAATKFNEAMSGAIASVSENIMFPCIADDQFDNPYQDDYVDAGREDECLSDVLVNRMQALNDPRLPKFGQPAADTGTFVGLRYGWAGAGTVPNTAVSFMNNTLIKESETNLPMFTYAQIAFNKAEAVTLGWISGDAKTFYEDGIKASMEQWGVTTADATAYLAETDVVYNAGNAMNQIAEQKWLALFYQPYEAWAEWRRLDYPVLTPAVDALNGTNQIPTRHGYPSTEPSQNKANYDAAVATQGADGLFTKLWWDK; translated from the coding sequence ATGAAAAAAAACGTAATAAAAACTTTAGCTCTTGCTTCTATATTAGCATTAGGCTATAGTTGTGATACATATGATTTTGGTAACACTGATGATAACTTAAATAACCCATCAACTACTGTACCTTCTTCGTTACTTACTTCTGCTCAATCAAAATTAGTTGGAGCATTAAGTTTATCAGGTACAGCTACCCCTTCCTTATATGTACAGCACTTGTCTCAAACTCAATATACTGAGGAATCTAGATACCAGACTATTAATTTTGGTTGGAATATTGTTGGAAGTGGTACCTTGCAACAAGGTAATGTAAATGTATATAACAAGTCTATTTTAGGGCTACAAACAATTATTGATGCAAACACCGATACACCTGCAGAAATGATTTCTTTTGGTTCTAATGCCAATCAAATAGCTGTAGCTAGAATTTTAAAAGCTTATTATTATCAGTGGATGACCGATAGATGGGGTATGTTACCTTATACTGAAGCTTTAGGAGGTATTGATAATCCTAATCCTAAGTATGACACTCAAGAATTTATCTATAAAGATTTATTTAAAGAAGTAGATGCAGCATTAGCTCAAATGGATGGAGGCGCAGGACCTTCTGGTGATATTTTCTTTGGAGGAGATATGGCCAAATGGAAGAAGTTTGCTAATACTTTTAAAATGAATATGGCTATTCGCTTAGCTAAAGTATATCCTAACTCAGGTGATTATGCTGCAACTAAATTTAACGAAGCTATGTCTGGTGCTATTGCTTCTGTAAGTGAAAACATTATGTTTCCTTGTATCGCAGATGATCAATTCGATAATCCATATCAAGATGATTACGTAGATGCAGGTAGAGAGGACGAATGTTTAAGTGATGTTTTAGTTAACAGAATGCAAGCTTTAAATGATCCTCGTTTACCAAAATTCGGGCAGCCTGCTGCTGATACTGGTACATTTGTAGGTTTACGTTATGGATGGGCTGGAGCTGGTACTGTTCCTAATACAGCGGTTTCTTTTATGAATAATACATTAATCAAAGAATCTGAAACCAATCTACCTATGTTTACATATGCTCAGATAGCTTTTAACAAAGCAGAAGCTGTTACTCTTGGTTGGATCTCTGGCGATGCTAAAACTTTTTATGAAGATGGTATTAAAGCATCTATGGAACAATGGGGAGTTACAACTGCTGATGCTACTGCATATTTAGCTGAAACTGATGTAGTTTATAATGCTGGTAATGCAATGAACCAAATAGCTGAACAAAAATGGTTAGCTCTTTTCTATCAACCATATGAAGCTTGGGCTGAGTGGAGAAGATTAGATTACCCAGTATTAACTCCAGCTGTTGATGCTTTGAATGGTACAAATCAAATACCTACAAGACATGGTTACCCTTCTACAGAACCAAGTCAAAATAAGGCTAATTATGATGCTGCAGTTGCTACACAAGGAGCTGATGGTTTATTTACTAAATTATGGTGGGATAAATAA